Part of the Natronobacterium gregoryi SP2 genome, ACCGCCAGGCTGTCCAGCGTGAGCCGGTGGACCAGCGTGAGCCGGTGGACCAGCGTGAGCCGGTGGACCAGCGTGAGCCGGCGCGTTACCCGGGTTGTTCTCGACCACGAAAGACGCGATCTGTAGTCCTCGAGGCTCGTCGTCGCTCGCGTTCAGTTCGTTCTCCTTGAACTCCTGCAGCAACTGACCGAAGTTTTCGGGCTCTTCCGTCTCTTGCTCGTCGACGCTCTCGAGGCCCACCGTCTCCTCGACGGAGTCGTCGCCGACCGTCGCTGTGATCGTCACGTCGACGGGTTCTTCGGGGCCAGCGAGAGAGACCGTGCCGTTCTCGTCGGTCGTGTACTCGCCCGTCTCCGCGTAGGAGACGTTCTCCGCGTCCTCGCCGTCGGCCAGTGTCACGCCGACGGCTGCATTCTCGAGCGACTCGTTTCCATCGGTGACTTCGACGAGCACGTCACCGTTTTGCGTGACATCGAGCGAGAGATCCTCGACGCCGTCGGCGGCTTCGAGCGTTGTCGTCGTTTCGACGCTCTCCTCGTCGGTCGAAGCGGTGACCGAGACGTCGACGTCGTCCTCGGGTTCGGGGAGTTCGACCTCGCCGTCGGCGTCGGTCGTGTGATTACCGTCCCCCGCGTACGACGCGTTCTCGTCGACGATCGTCACTTCGACGGTCGCGTTCTCTACGGGCGTTTCGTTGGCCGTCACGGAGACGACGCCGTCGTCCGATACTATCAACTCGAGGTCGTCGCTGGCCGACTCTGCCGCGACCGTACCGATCGGCGCGAGCGCAGCCAGCACTACGACGAGCGCGAGTGCAGTTACGAGTAGTCTACAGCGTTTCATCTGGTCTGACATTCAACCTGCATAGCATAAACCCAGCCGGCAGTTGCTGCCGGTTTTCGGCTACTGAAACCGAATAGAATGCGGCTAAAGAGTTTACGAAGGTCTACGAGCGTTCGAATTCCGTTCACGGGAACGGCCGATCAGTTGCCTACTGGCCGGCGCGAGCGAGCAGTTTCTCGGTCTCTTCGGTCGCGCGTTCACGGACTGCCAACTCGTCCAGCGTTCGGACCTCGCGGTCGCGCATGAGCACCTGTCCGTCACAAACCGTGTGGCGAACGTCGGCGGCGGCCGCGGCGTACGCGAGGTGGCTCACGAGGTCGTTTCGCGGCGTCAAGTGTGGCTTCTCGAGGTCGATCACCGCCAGATCCGCGGGCGCGCCAGCCTTGAGTCGGCCGGACTCGAAGCCGACGGCCTCCGCGCTCCCGTCGGTCATCATCTCGACGACCGCCCCTGCAGGGACGGCGCTTGCGTCGTCGGCTGCGAGTTTGCCGATCATCGCCGCGTCGCGGGCCTCGTCGAGCATCGAGAGATCGTTGTTCGAGGCCGCACCGTCGGTGCCGATGCCGACGGTGATGCCAGCCTCGCGCATCCGTTCGACGGGAGCCATTCCACTGGCGAGTTTCATGTTCGAAGCCGGGCAGTGGATCACGCCCGTGCCCGCCTCTGCGAGCAGACCGATCTCGCTTTCCTCGACGTGGACGCCGTGGGCGACGAAGTCTTCGGACTCGAGCATCCCTTTCTCGGCGGCGTAGGCAAGCGGTCGGACGCCGTGTTCCTCGACGATCGGCGTCACCTCGTCTTCGGTCTCGTTGGCGTGGTAGTGGATCGGGACGCCGATCTCGCGGGCCTGCGGGACGAACTCTTCTAAGTACTCGCCGTCGACGGTCGTCAGCGAGTGTGGCATAAAGGCCGACGAGATGCGGCCGTCTCCCATGCCGTCTATCTCTTCGGCGACCGAGAGTCCCTCGCGGGCGTCTTCCCGTGCTGCCTCGTCGTCTTTGGCGACCGAGATGACCCCGTGGCCGAGTCGGGCGCGCAGTCCTGCCTCCGCCACCACGTCGGCGATCGTCGGCACGAAGAAGTACATGTCCGCAAACGCCGTCGTTCCGGACTTGATCATCTCGAGGACGCCGAGTTCTGTCCCGGCGCGTACCGTCTCGGCCGTCAGTTCCGCCTCGACCGGCCAGATGTCCTCCTGCAGCCAGGCGTCCAGGGGCTTGTCGTCGGCGTGTCCCCGCAACAGCGTCATTGCGACGTGGCAGTGGCCGTTGACGAACCCCGGAGTGACGAGCGACTCCGCGGCGTCGAGCGTCTCGTCGGCGTCGCCTGCGAGATCCGGCCCGATCTCGAGGATTTCGCCGCGGTCTTGGTCGATCAGCACGTCGGCTCGTTCGACGGTGAACTCGGGTGTCAACACCTGTCCGTCGGTGATCGCAAGCGTAACCATGCCCCGGTGTTTCCACCGGGTGGCCTTATTCTTCTCTCTCTTGGCTGGGCTCACACCGCCAGAACCCGTCGCGCTCGTCGATGGCGTAATCGTGTGCTTCGAGTGTTGCCCGACTCTCCCCTGTGATGTCTCGCTTGAAGCCGTCCTCGTGGATCTCGATCAACAGCGTCGGTCGATAGCGCTCGATGACATCTCGAGCGCCCGTCAGTACCGCTGGCGCTGCACCCTCGGCGTCGATCTTGATCGCGTCCGGCGACGGCAGGTTGTTCTCGAGGACGAGCGAGTCCAGTCGTCGAACCGGACTCGATCGGATCTCGGCGACCGACGCCCCCCATCTGCGAGCGCTCGCCCCGTCGAACGCCGACAGTTCGGGGTTGCTCGACCGAAAGAACGGCCGTTCTGCGTTCTCGTCGCCGACGCCACAGACCTGAACGTCGATCCGGGCTCCGAGGCCGTTCAGTCGAACGTTCGCCCGGAGCCGTTTTGCGCTCCTCGATGCGGGTTCGAACGCGACGACGCGCCGGTCCGGTTCGTCGCTCGTGAGCGCGAGCGCGTACACTCCGACGTTCGCGCCGACGTCGAAGACGACCGCGGACGGACCACACGCGTCGTCCAGTTCTGCGAGCATCTCGTCGCTTCCGTGGCGGTTGACGGGTTCGTAACACCGAAACGCTCCCGCTGGCGTCCGGTTTCGCCTCGAGCGTCGCAGGTAGTCGTAGTTCAGTTCACGCAAACGATGGTAGACGATGTGAACGAAGCCGCGGGCGTCCTCGAGTGTGGCAGGGACCATTCGTACGGCCTCACATGCTCTCCTGGCTGTTGTACGTTCGGCCGCCGACCGGTCGTCCAGGCCAGAGGTCCGTCTCGTGACAGTCTTCACCCGATGTGCTCGCCGACATCTCGATCCTGCTCGAGCGGACCGTCGACAGTGCTCGTCGACGCCGGAAACCGCCCGCAACCAGCCCAGGATGGCGTTTCGTACTGTCGACGCCCGAACGGTCGCTCTCTACAGGCGGAGCAGGCCGAGTGCCTCGGGGTCGATCGGAAGATCTCTGATCGTCCGTGATGACGGGAGACGAGGTTTCTCGAACCACTTGACTCCGATCGATTTACCTGGATCGAGGCGCTAATGCCCCTTCCTCAGCGAGCGCCGAAGGCGCGAGCAGGGAGGGGATACAGCGTCCCCAGAAATCTTTGATTTCTGGTGTGCGAACGAGACGCTTCGCGTCTCGTCAACGCCGCACGAGTTTCTTGCACTTTTCTACAGCAGGCCCGCAGGCCCACGCTATCGGCAGATTGATGAGTATCTACTTCGTAGATACACTCAATGGATCGATACGAGGTCGAAGGGCACGAAGTCCTCAAAGCCGAAGTCAAACCGACCGGAAACGGTGCGCACATCTACGTCCCGAAAGCGTGGACTGGCGCAACTGTCAAAGTCGTCCGTGTCACCGATCCAACCGACGAAGACGAGTAGACTATGCGCTACAACTACAGGTATCGGCTCAACCCAACTGATACTCAAGGACATAAGTACGTAAAGACATTCGGCGGTTCGATGTCGTCAAGCGCGGTCAGTGCAGCCTCTTGAAGTTCATCCAGTGTGTTGAACAAGCGGTTGCCGAGTGCTTGATTGAGTCGTCGCCAGCACTCTTCCACGGGGTTCAGCTCTGGTGAACCCCGTGGAAGGTAACACAGTTCGATCGGAGTTCCTTCGGCGAATGCCTGCACCTTGTTCGCCGTAAAATAGGAGGCATTATCTAAGACAACGCAGATTTTCTCGCCGAACTCGGTTTGGAGAGCGTCGAGCAACCGGATTGTGGTGTCGCTGTTGAAATTCTCCTCACACGGGAGAAAGAACGTCTCGCCGCTATTGCTGACTGCCCCGAGGAGTTTGATGCTGTCCCACGCGCCCGTCACCGGGAGTGACGGGCGCTCCCCTTCTGGAAACCACGCGTAGATCAGCGTCGAGAGAACC contains:
- a CDS encoding FkbM family methyltransferase translates to MVPATLEDARGFVHIVYHRLRELNYDYLRRSRRNRTPAGAFRCYEPVNRHGSDEMLAELDDACGPSAVVFDVGANVGVYALALTSDEPDRRVVAFEPASRSAKRLRANVRLNGLGARIDVQVCGVGDENAERPFFRSSNPELSAFDGASARRWGASVAEIRSSPVRRLDSLVLENNLPSPDAIKIDAEGAAPAVLTGARDVIERYRPTLLIEIHEDGFKRDITGESRATLEAHDYAIDERDGFWRCEPSQEREE
- a CDS encoding amidohydrolase, whose protein sequence is MVTLAITDGQVLTPEFTVERADVLIDQDRGEILEIGPDLAGDADETLDAAESLVTPGFVNGHCHVAMTLLRGHADDKPLDAWLQEDIWPVEAELTAETVRAGTELGVLEMIKSGTTAFADMYFFVPTIADVVAEAGLRARLGHGVISVAKDDEAAREDAREGLSVAEEIDGMGDGRISSAFMPHSLTTVDGEYLEEFVPQAREIGVPIHYHANETEDEVTPIVEEHGVRPLAYAAEKGMLESEDFVAHGVHVEESEIGLLAEAGTGVIHCPASNMKLASGMAPVERMREAGITVGIGTDGAASNNDLSMLDEARDAAMIGKLAADDASAVPAGAVVEMMTDGSAEAVGFESGRLKAGAPADLAVIDLEKPHLTPRNDLVSHLAYAAAAADVRHTVCDGQVLMRDREVRTLDELAVRERATEETEKLLARAGQ
- a CDS encoding DUF2080 family transposase-associated protein, which translates into the protein MDRYEVEGHEVLKAEVKPTGNGAHIYVPKAWTGATVKVVRVTDPTDEDE